One window of the Spirochaetia bacterium 38H-sp genome contains the following:
- a CDS encoding PTS sugar transporter subunit IIA yields the protein MSESYKKYLSKNSVFFLNVKTKTELLDAMASRVVAEDSSLDKSELVTKLEEREELMSTGMGLGIGVPHLRYSAIKNPRVLVGICRSGIQDYESMDGQPVKIVAMILVGESQHQEYLKILSELMKKLKQDDVRKKILSASSPEEVYNILIG from the coding sequence ATGAGCGAGAGTTATAAAAAATATCTTTCCAAAAACAGTGTGTTTTTTCTGAATGTAAAGACCAAGACCGAGCTTCTTGATGCTATGGCTTCACGGGTAGTGGCAGAGGATTCTTCTCTGGACAAATCAGAGCTTGTAACAAAGCTGGAAGAGCGGGAAGAACTTATGAGTACCGGGATGGGGCTTGGGATAGGTGTGCCTCATCTTAGGTATTCTGCAATAAAGAATCCTAGAGTTCTTGTAGGCATCTGCAGAAGCGGAATACAGGATTATGAGTCCATGGATGGACAGCCGGTCAAGATAGTAGCCATGATTCTTGTAGGCGAGTCACAGCATCAGGAATATCTTAAGATACTTTCCGAGCTTATGAAAAAACTCAAGCAGGATGATGTGAGAAAAAAGATTCTGTCGGCATCATCTCCAGAAGAAGTCTATAATATATTGATAGGATGA